A genome region from Mesorhizobium sp. B2-1-8 includes the following:
- a CDS encoding aspartate aminotransferase family protein yields the protein MAAISELVHTEGDSNTTAARGRWDAGQDDPRIRGLLDRDAAAFMHQSLSSPCLSTIAKAEGIWIEDTAGHRFMDFHGNSVHHLGYGHPRLVAAIKKQLDELCFAPRRFTCEPAVELAEKLAALAPGDLGKVLFTTGGSDAIEVALKIARAATGRFKTVSFWDAFHGAGFGAASVGGEATFRSHIAGPMMTGTEHVAPWDGYRCPYGHDSLEASGLACANMIAYVLGREQDVSAVVAEPMRATPNPPPAGFWKRVREACDRHGTLLIFDEIPTGLGKTGKFFAHEHDGVTPDIVVLGKSLGGGILPIAAVIARRDLDVTGGFAIGHYTHEKNPVTTRAALTTIDIILEEGLVERSAELGRHMLGRMQDLMARSSHVGDVRGRGLMVGVELVEDRASRQPTRDLAERVFYACLEQGLSFKVSQGNVLTLSPPLVISKTDLDRALDIVEAAVLAA from the coding sequence ATGGCCGCGATATCCGAGCTTGTGCATACAGAGGGCGATTCCAACACCACGGCGGCGCGCGGCCGCTGGGATGCCGGCCAGGACGATCCCCGCATTCGCGGCCTGCTCGATCGCGACGCGGCCGCGTTCATGCACCAGAGCCTGTCCAGCCCCTGCCTTTCGACGATCGCCAAGGCCGAAGGCATCTGGATCGAGGACACAGCCGGTCACCGTTTCATGGATTTCCATGGCAACAGCGTGCATCACCTTGGTTACGGCCATCCCAGGTTGGTCGCCGCGATCAAGAAGCAGCTCGACGAGCTCTGCTTCGCGCCGCGCCGCTTCACCTGCGAGCCCGCTGTCGAACTGGCCGAAAAGCTGGCAGCACTTGCGCCCGGTGATCTCGGCAAGGTGCTGTTTACTACTGGTGGCTCGGACGCCATTGAGGTGGCGCTGAAGATCGCGCGCGCCGCGACTGGCCGCTTCAAAACAGTATCGTTCTGGGATGCCTTTCACGGCGCCGGCTTCGGGGCGGCGAGTGTCGGCGGCGAGGCGACCTTCCGCTCCCACATCGCCGGACCCATGATGACCGGCACCGAGCACGTCGCGCCCTGGGACGGCTATCGGTGCCCGTACGGCCACGATTCGCTGGAAGCATCCGGGCTCGCCTGCGCCAACATGATCGCTTACGTGCTCGGCCGCGAGCAGGATGTGTCGGCGGTCGTTGCCGAGCCGATGCGCGCGACGCCCAATCCGCCGCCGGCCGGCTTCTGGAAGCGGGTGCGCGAGGCCTGCGACCGGCACGGCACGCTCCTGATCTTCGACGAGATTCCGACTGGCCTCGGCAAGACCGGAAAATTCTTCGCCCACGAACATGACGGTGTGACGCCCGACATCGTCGTCCTCGGCAAATCGCTCGGCGGCGGCATCCTGCCGATCGCCGCCGTCATCGCGCGTCGCGACCTCGACGTCACCGGCGGCTTTGCCATCGGTCACTACACCCATGAGAAAAATCCGGTGACGACGCGTGCCGCGCTGACCACCATCGACATCATCCTGGAGGAGGGACTGGTCGAGCGCTCGGCCGAGCTTGGCCGGCATATGCTTGGACGGATGCAGGACCTGATGGCGCGTTCGTCCCATGTCGGCGATGTCAGAGGCAGGGGACTGATGGTCGGGGTCGAACTCGTCGAGGACCGCGCCTCGCGCCAGCCGACACGCGACCTCGCCGAACGTGTCTTCTATGCCTGCCTGGAACAGGGACTGAGCTTCAAGGTCAGCCAAGGCAATGTGCTGACACTCTCGCCGCCTTTGGTCATTTCGAAGACCGATCTCGACCGGGCACTCGACATCGTCGAAGCCGCGGTGTTGGCGGCCTGA
- a CDS encoding C-terminal binding protein, translating into MKAVRTDRELECPGIDVGLLAKGVDLVTLPDGLPETELIEAVADADLLLMCYTPITARVIDAAPKLKGIVKYGVGIDAIDIPAAMRRGVPVVNVPEYAEETVAEGAFALMIALAKRLPAITQAMSRDGWIWPEQRWLGRDISGATLGLVGCGKIGRSMARMAGQGFHARVLGFDPCVDAATMHAAGIEKVDDLQAMLRTCDFVSIHCVLNDNTRGLIGQAELACLKPSAIIVNVSRGALIEETALIEAIVAGRIGGVGLDVYSVEPLAKSGHPMSALFGRDNVILFPHLTFFTHEAMRRLEEDTLARCFEILDGRPVTVRSFDPRLRAQTAGVLFS; encoded by the coding sequence ATGAAGGCCGTCCGCACAGACCGGGAACTCGAATGTCCTGGCATTGACGTCGGCTTGCTGGCGAAGGGCGTCGACCTGGTGACGCTGCCGGACGGTCTTCCAGAAACCGAGCTCATCGAGGCAGTTGCCGACGCCGACCTTCTCTTGATGTGCTACACGCCGATCACCGCGCGGGTGATCGATGCCGCTCCCAAGCTGAAGGGCATCGTCAAATATGGCGTCGGCATCGATGCCATCGACATCCCCGCCGCGATGCGGCGCGGCGTTCCCGTGGTCAACGTACCCGAATATGCCGAGGAAACCGTTGCCGAAGGAGCCTTCGCGCTGATGATCGCGCTGGCCAAGCGGCTGCCGGCGATCACGCAGGCAATGTCGCGCGACGGCTGGATCTGGCCCGAACAGCGCTGGCTGGGGCGAGACATTTCCGGCGCCACATTGGGGCTGGTTGGCTGCGGCAAGATTGGCCGCAGCATGGCGCGCATGGCCGGGCAGGGGTTTCACGCTCGGGTTCTTGGTTTCGATCCCTGCGTCGATGCGGCGACGATGCACGCCGCCGGCATCGAAAAGGTCGACGATCTCCAAGCCATGCTGCGGACCTGCGACTTCGTTTCCATCCATTGTGTGCTGAACGACAACACGCGCGGCCTGATCGGCCAAGCCGAACTCGCTTGCCTCAAGCCTTCCGCCATCATCGTCAACGTCTCACGCGGTGCGCTGATCGAGGAGACGGCACTGATCGAAGCGATCGTTGCCGGACGCATAGGCGGCGTCGGGCTCGACGTCTATTCGGTCGAGCCTTTGGCAAAGTCGGGCCATCCGATGAGCGCATTGTTCGGCCGCGACAATGTGATCCTCTTTCCGCATCTCACATTCTTCACGCACGAAGCGATGCGCCGGCTTGAAGAAGACACGCTCGCCCGCTGCTTCGAAATCCTCGACGGCCGTCCGGTGACAGTCCGCTCGTTCGATCCTCGTCTGCGGGCGCAGACGGCAGGCGTTTTATTCTCCTGA